From one Streptomyces mobaraensis genomic stretch:
- a CDS encoding SIS domain-containing protein produces the protein MAVPPPESPSRTAAELATQPACWRRAADAAPVTDGLPRTGERVAITGCGTSWFMAQAYASLREAAGEGETDAFAASEFPTARRYDRVVAITRSGTTTEVLDLLAALRGTAPLLALTADPATPVRDAADALAVLDWADEESVVQTRFATTALALLRSALPGGTEAVLRAADEAAGAVGEPLPDALLSASQWTFLGRGWAYGVAQEAALKMREAAGAWTEAYPAMEYRHGPVAIAGPGRVTWAFGPVPEGLEGAVGAAGGTFVHTPSDPLAELVRAQRVAVAVAEARGLDPDRPRGLTRSVVLGA, from the coding sequence ATGGCCGTACCACCCCCTGAGTCCCCCTCCCGCACCGCCGCCGAACTCGCCACCCAGCCCGCCTGCTGGCGCCGGGCCGCCGACGCCGCCCCGGTCACGGACGGACTGCCCAGAACCGGCGAGCGCGTCGCTATCACCGGCTGCGGCACGTCCTGGTTCATGGCACAGGCGTACGCGTCCCTGCGCGAGGCGGCGGGCGAGGGCGAGACGGACGCGTTCGCCGCGTCCGAGTTCCCCACGGCGCGCCGCTACGACCGGGTGGTGGCGATCACCCGCTCCGGCACCACGACGGAGGTCCTGGACCTGCTGGCCGCCCTCCGCGGCACCGCGCCACTGCTGGCGCTCACCGCCGACCCCGCCACTCCGGTGCGGGACGCGGCCGACGCGCTGGCGGTACTGGACTGGGCGGACGAGGAGTCCGTCGTCCAGACGCGGTTCGCGACGACGGCCCTGGCGCTGCTGCGTTCCGCCCTCCCGGGCGGGACGGAGGCGGTGCTGCGGGCCGCCGACGAGGCGGCCGGGGCCGTCGGGGAGCCGCTGCCGGACGCGCTGCTCTCCGCGTCGCAGTGGACGTTCCTCGGGCGCGGCTGGGCTTATGGGGTGGCCCAGGAGGCGGCCTTGAAGATGCGCGAGGCGGCGGGGGCGTGGACGGAGGCGTATCCGGCGATGGAGTACCGGCATGGGCCGGTGGCCATCGCGGGGCCGGGGCGGGTGACGTGGGCCTTCGGCCCTGTTCCTGAGGGGCTGGAGGGGGCGGTCGGCGCGGCCGGCGGAACGTTCGTCCATACGCCGAGCGACCCGCTGGCCGAGCTTGTCCGGGCCCAGCGGGTGGCGGTCGCCGTCGCGGAGGCGCGGGGCCTGGACCCGGACCGGCCGCGGGGGCTGACGCGGAGCGTGGTGCTCGGCGCTTGA
- a CDS encoding glucosyl-3-phosphoglycerate synthase, translating into MLEEVERWLSRRSWTAADRPLDRLLAAKRATGTTVSVVLPALNEEATVGDITAAIRRDLMTDEMPLVDELVVLDSGSTDGTARVAAAAGARVEHRDAVLPGLPAVPGKGEVLWRSLLVTSGDVVCFIDADLRDFSSAFVSGIVGPLLTDPDVDFVKAMYDRPLGEAAGQGGRVTELVARPLLNLHWPRLAGFVQPLGGEYAARRSLLERLPFPVGYGVELGLLVDALHTVGLDALAQVDVGVRKHRHQDGRALGRMAAAIYRTAQLRLGREPLVRPELTQFERTAEGFVPRTYPVDTEERPPMTQVPEYARHRAA; encoded by the coding sequence GGGTACCACGGTCAGCGTCGTCCTGCCCGCGCTGAACGAGGAGGCCACGGTCGGGGACATCACCGCCGCGATCCGCCGCGACCTCATGACGGACGAGATGCCGCTCGTCGACGAGCTGGTGGTCCTCGACTCCGGTTCGACGGACGGCACGGCGCGGGTCGCCGCGGCGGCCGGGGCCCGGGTCGAGCACCGGGACGCCGTGCTCCCCGGCCTGCCCGCCGTCCCCGGCAAGGGCGAGGTGCTGTGGCGGTCCCTGCTGGTGACCTCCGGCGACGTCGTCTGCTTCATCGACGCCGACCTGCGCGACTTCTCGTCCGCCTTCGTCTCCGGGATCGTCGGCCCGCTGCTGACCGACCCGGACGTGGACTTCGTCAAGGCGATGTACGACCGCCCGCTGGGCGAGGCGGCGGGCCAGGGCGGCCGGGTGACGGAGCTGGTCGCCCGCCCGCTGCTCAACCTGCACTGGCCGCGGCTGGCCGGTTTCGTGCAGCCGCTGGGCGGCGAGTACGCGGCCCGGCGCTCGCTGCTGGAGCGGCTGCCGTTCCCCGTCGGCTACGGCGTGGAGCTCGGCCTGCTCGTCGACGCGCTGCACACGGTGGGCCTGGACGCGCTGGCCCAGGTCGACGTCGGGGTGCGCAAGCACCGCCACCAGGACGGGCGGGCGCTGGGCCGGATGGCCGCCGCCATCTACCGCACCGCTCAGCTGCGGCTGGGCCGCGAACCGCTGGTGCGCCCGGAGCTGACCCAGTTCGAGCGCACGGCGGAGGGGTTCGTTCCGCGGACGTATCCGGTGGACACCGAGGAGCGCCCGCCGATGACGCAGGTCCCCGAGTACGCGCGGCACCGCGCGGCGTAG
- a CDS encoding class II fructose-bisphosphate aldolase, which translates to MPLARTADLLVSGAAVAAFNVITVEHAEAIAAGAEAAGRPAVLQISENAVKFHGGALAPIAAATAAVARASSAPLALHLDHVESVDLLHAAGAHDFSSVMYEASALPYAENVKATAEAVRWAHARGLWLEAELGRVGGKPGDAHTPGVRTDPSEAAAFVADTGVDALAVAVGSTHAMTARTATLDHPLIAELRAAVPVPLVLHGSSGVPDAELRRAVAAGIRKVNVGTALNTAFTGAVRAFLEAHPSTVDPRRYLAPAREAMAATVERFLDSLPRPHRAGTR; encoded by the coding sequence ATGCCCCTGGCCCGTACCGCCGACCTCCTCGTCTCCGGAGCGGCCGTCGCCGCGTTCAACGTCATCACCGTCGAGCACGCGGAGGCCATCGCCGCCGGCGCGGAGGCGGCCGGCCGCCCCGCCGTCCTCCAGATCTCCGAGAACGCCGTGAAGTTCCACGGCGGCGCCCTGGCCCCGATCGCCGCCGCCACGGCGGCCGTGGCCCGCGCCTCGTCCGCTCCCCTGGCCCTGCACCTCGACCATGTCGAGTCCGTGGACCTCCTGCACGCCGCGGGCGCGCACGACTTCTCGTCGGTGATGTACGAGGCGTCGGCGCTCCCCTACGCCGAGAATGTCAAGGCGACGGCGGAGGCGGTGCGTTGGGCGCACGCCCGCGGCCTCTGGCTGGAGGCCGAGCTGGGCCGCGTCGGCGGCAAACCGGGCGACGCCCACACGCCGGGAGTCCGCACGGACCCGTCGGAAGCGGCGGCGTTCGTCGCCGACACGGGCGTGGACGCCCTGGCGGTGGCGGTCGGCAGCACCCACGCGATGACGGCCCGCACGGCAACGCTCGACCACCCCCTGATCGCGGAACTCCGGGCGGCCGTCCCCGTCCCCCTCGTCCTCCACGGCTCCTCAGGCGTCCCGGACGCCGAACTCCGCCGCGCGGTGGCGGCGGGCATCCGGAAGGTGAACGTCGGCACGGCCCTCAACACCGCCTTCACCGGCGCCGTCCGCGCCTTCCTTGAGGCCCACCCGTCGACGGTCGACCCCCGCCGCTACCTCGCCCCGGCCCGGGAAGCGATGGCGGCGACGGTGGAGCGGTTCCTGGACTCGCTGCCACGGCCACACCGCGCGGGAACGAGGTGA
- a CDS encoding 1-phosphofructokinase family hexose kinase — translation MILTVTLNAALDLTYRVPRLRPHTSHRVAEAVERPGGKGLNVSRVLARLGHDTTVTGFAGGPTGETLRALLATTAADTAGRLTDALVPIAGSTRRTVGVVDASTGDTTQLNETGPAITAAEWAAFTSRYAQLLEGARAVALCGSLPPGVPVGAYAQLIRQARTRDIPVLLDTSGEPLRRGVAARPDVVKPNAAELAALTGSTDPVRAALDARRRGAHAVAASLGTEGMLAVTPDGTWRATPPARLKGNPTGAGDSAVAGLLSAWLDGLPWPDRLRRAVAVSAATVRAPVAGEFDAEAYEAALPLVKVVAV, via the coding sequence ATGATCCTCACGGTCACGCTCAACGCCGCGCTCGACCTCACCTATCGGGTCCCCCGGCTGCGTCCCCACACCTCGCACCGCGTCGCGGAGGCGGTCGAACGGCCGGGCGGCAAGGGCCTGAACGTCTCCCGGGTGCTGGCCCGGCTGGGCCACGACACCACCGTCACGGGCTTCGCGGGCGGCCCGACGGGCGAAACGCTCCGCGCACTCCTGGCCACAACGGCCGCCGACACGGCAGGCCGCCTGACCGACGCCCTCGTCCCGATCGCCGGCTCCACCCGCCGCACGGTCGGCGTCGTCGACGCGAGCACCGGCGACACCACCCAGCTCAACGAGACGGGTCCGGCGATCACCGCGGCGGAATGGGCGGCCTTCACCTCCCGCTACGCCCAACTCCTGGAGGGCGCACGGGCGGTGGCCCTGTGCGGCAGCCTCCCGCCGGGCGTCCCGGTGGGCGCCTACGCGCAGTTGATCCGCCAGGCGCGCACCCGCGACATCCCCGTCCTCCTGGACACCTCCGGGGAACCCCTGCGACGCGGCGTCGCCGCCCGCCCCGACGTCGTCAAGCCGAACGCCGCCGAACTCGCCGCCCTCACCGGCTCGACCGACCCCGTCCGCGCGGCCCTCGACGCCCGCCGCCGCGGCGCCCACGCCGTCGCCGCGTCCCTCGGCACCGAGGGCATGCTCGCCGTCACCCCCGACGGCACCTGGCGCGCCACCCCGCCCGCCCGCCTCAAGGGCAACCCGACGGGCGCCGGTGACTCCGCCGTCGCCGGCCTGCTGTCGGCGTGGCTGGACGGCCTCCCCTGGCCCGACCGCCTCCGCCGCGCGGTCGCCGTCTCGGCGGCGACGGTCCGGGCGCCGGTGGCGGGCGAGTTCGACGCGGAGGCGTACGAGGCGGCGCTGCCGCTGGTGAAGGTGGTGGCGGTGTGA
- a CDS encoding alpha,alpha-trehalose-phosphate synthase (UDP-forming) has translation MVAEHVQNAPIVVASNRGPVSYRVAEDGSLTSGRGGGGLVSGLSAIGTDSGAVWVCAALGEGDRLAARRAGRRLDPADTGGYGVRMLDVPAETFAAAYNGIANSVLWFVHHLLYQTPLEPVFDAGFREQWAAYETYNAAFADALAEEAAEGAVVLVQDYHLTLVPGLLRERRPDLRISHFSHTPWAPPDYYRMLPDDVAAQVLRGILGGDRAAFLTRRWADAFAACCADVLGAEVVRADDGSATAVRLDGRTTLLGVHGLGADAAFLRERAHRPDVEERMAALREQVGAGRRTIVRVDRTELSKNIVRGLHAFRRLLEDHPQWRERVVHIAFAYPSRQDLTVYRDYTAEVERVAGLINEEFGTPGWQPVALHVKDDFARSLAAYRMADVALVNPIRDGMNLVAKEVPVVSDDGCALVLSREAGAAAELGADAIVVNPYDVEATARALHEALLMDHGQRADRSKRLAAAATALPPARWFVEQLDALRAL, from the coding sequence ATGGTCGCTGAGCACGTGCAGAACGCCCCCATCGTCGTGGCATCCAACCGCGGCCCGGTCTCCTACCGGGTCGCCGAGGACGGCTCCCTGACCTCCGGCCGGGGCGGCGGTGGCCTGGTCTCCGGGCTCAGCGCCATCGGTACGGACTCCGGCGCGGTGTGGGTCTGCGCCGCGCTCGGCGAGGGCGACCGGCTCGCCGCCCGCCGCGCGGGCCGCCGGCTCGACCCGGCCGACACCGGCGGGTACGGCGTGCGGATGCTCGACGTCCCGGCCGAGACCTTCGCCGCCGCGTACAACGGCATCGCCAACTCGGTGCTGTGGTTCGTCCACCACCTGCTCTACCAGACGCCGCTGGAGCCCGTCTTCGACGCCGGGTTCCGCGAGCAGTGGGCCGCGTACGAGACGTACAACGCCGCCTTCGCGGACGCGCTCGCCGAGGAGGCCGCCGAGGGCGCGGTGGTGCTCGTCCAGGACTACCACCTGACGCTGGTCCCGGGCCTGCTCCGCGAGCGCCGCCCCGACCTGCGCATCAGCCACTTCTCGCACACCCCCTGGGCGCCGCCGGACTACTACCGGATGCTCCCCGACGACGTGGCCGCGCAGGTGCTCCGCGGCATCCTGGGCGGCGACCGCGCGGCGTTCCTCACCCGCCGCTGGGCCGACGCGTTCGCCGCCTGCTGCGCGGACGTCCTCGGCGCGGAGGTCGTCCGCGCGGACGACGGGTCGGCGACGGCCGTGCGCCTCGACGGCCGGACGACGCTGCTCGGCGTCCACGGCCTGGGCGCGGACGCCGCCTTCCTGCGCGAGCGCGCCCACCGGCCGGACGTCGAGGAGCGGATGGCCGCGCTGCGCGAGCAGGTCGGGGCCGGCCGCCGGACGATCGTCCGCGTGGACCGCACCGAGCTGTCGAAGAACATCGTCCGCGGCCTGCACGCCTTCCGGCGGCTCCTGGAGGACCACCCGCAGTGGCGCGAGCGCGTCGTGCACATCGCGTTCGCGTACCCGTCCCGGCAGGACCTCACCGTCTACCGCGACTACACGGCGGAGGTCGAGCGCGTCGCCGGCCTGATCAACGAGGAGTTCGGGACGCCCGGGTGGCAGCCGGTCGCCCTGCACGTCAAGGACGACTTCGCACGCTCCCTCGCGGCCTACCGGATGGCGGACGTCGCCCTGGTCAACCCGATCCGCGACGGGATGAACCTGGTCGCCAAGGAGGTGCCGGTCGTCTCCGACGACGGCTGCGCGCTGGTGCTCTCGCGGGAGGCGGGGGCCGCGGCGGAGCTGGGCGCGGACGCGATCGTCGTCAACCCGTACGACGTCGAGGCCACCGCCCGCGCCCTGCACGAGGCGCTGCTGATGGACCACGGGCAGCGCGCGGACCGGTCGAAGCGGCTGGCCGCGGCGGCGACGGCGCTGCCGCCGGCCCGCTGGTTCGTCGAACAGCTGGACGCGCTGCGGGCGTTGTAG
- the otsB gene encoding trehalose-phosphatase, whose amino-acid sequence MGSHPLPEPVTSAGREGLAALLARPGRAIVALDFDGTLAEIVPDPERARAHPAAVPALARLAPHLESVAVITGRPAGVAVRYGGFAGVPGLERLAVLGHYGAERWDAATGTVHSPAPHPGIAAVQAELPGVLDASGAWHGTWVETAPIENKGGRAIAVHTRRAPDPQGAFRALEKPLAELAARHGLIVEPGRLVLELRPPGMDKGVALADHVRATGADCVLYAGDDLGDLAAFDAVERLRAEGLTGVLVCSGSTEVTELADRADLVVDGPKGVVGLLEALADGVTGEAAPEN is encoded by the coding sequence ATGGGAAGCCACCCCCTTCCGGAACCCGTGACGTCCGCCGGGCGCGAGGGCCTCGCCGCGCTCCTCGCCCGGCCCGGCCGCGCGATCGTCGCGCTGGACTTCGACGGGACGCTCGCCGAGATCGTCCCCGACCCCGAACGCGCCCGGGCGCACCCCGCGGCCGTCCCCGCCCTCGCCCGGCTCGCGCCGCACCTGGAGTCGGTGGCAGTGATCACCGGCCGGCCGGCCGGGGTCGCCGTCCGCTACGGCGGCTTCGCCGGGGTGCCGGGCCTCGAACGCCTGGCGGTGCTCGGTCACTACGGCGCCGAACGCTGGGACGCGGCCACCGGCACCGTCCACTCACCGGCCCCGCACCCGGGCATCGCCGCCGTCCAGGCCGAACTGCCCGGCGTGCTCGACGCGTCCGGCGCCTGGCACGGCACCTGGGTGGAGACCGCGCCCATCGAGAACAAGGGCGGCCGGGCCATCGCCGTCCACACCCGCCGCGCGCCCGATCCCCAGGGCGCGTTCCGGGCGCTGGAGAAGCCGCTGGCCGAACTCGCCGCCCGGCACGGGCTGATCGTCGAGCCGGGACGGCTGGTGCTGGAGTTGCGCCCGCCGGGCATGGACAAGGGCGTCGCCCTCGCCGACCACGTCCGCGCCACCGGCGCCGACTGCGTCCTCTACGCCGGCGACGACCTCGGTGACCTGGCCGCCTTCGACGCGGTGGAGCGGCTGCGCGCCGAGGGGCTGACCGGTGTCCTGGTCTGCAGCGGCAGCACGGAGGTCACCGAACTGGCCGACCGCGCGGACCTGGTGGTGGACGGCCCCAAGGGTGTGGTGGGGCTGCTGGAGGCGCTGGCGGACGGGGTGACGGGCGAGGCAGCGCCGGAGAACTGA
- a CDS encoding RAD23 family protein, producing MSIPPRRLALAAATAAVLAVTTTGCSSDSDDGKSESKSGKGAAATSTASPSGSDAAKGPAPSAPSAGSGDGSVPVGPGPQSSYTVQKQPAPGTCAYHYTSAKEPLPDPKCTPGATNPKVTPDTLKTTICRAGYTKDIRPPTNITGREKTANAASYGYKKSLREAEYDHLISLQLGGDPNDPRNLWVEPPSPGHKDGAGPNNPKDVVETKLKNAICSGKADLRKAQQAIARDWTTALAAVGIKDDGKARREGADADGD from the coding sequence ATGTCGATCCCACCGCGCCGGCTCGCCCTGGCGGCGGCCACGGCCGCCGTCCTCGCCGTGACCACGACCGGTTGTTCGTCCGATTCCGATGACGGGAAGTCGGAGTCCAAGAGCGGCAAGGGGGCCGCGGCCACAAGTACGGCCTCGCCTTCCGGTTCCGATGCGGCCAAAGGGCCGGCCCCTTCTGCCCCGTCCGCCGGGTCCGGCGACGGCTCGGTACCGGTCGGGCCCGGCCCCCAGTCCTCGTACACCGTGCAGAAGCAGCCCGCTCCCGGCACCTGCGCCTATCACTACACCTCGGCCAAGGAGCCGCTGCCCGACCCCAAGTGCACCCCCGGGGCGACCAACCCCAAGGTCACCCCGGACACGCTCAAGACGACGATCTGCCGCGCCGGTTACACCAAGGACATCAGGCCGCCCACGAACATCACGGGTCGCGAGAAGACCGCCAACGCCGCCTCCTACGGCTACAAGAAGTCGCTGCGTGAAGCCGAGTACGACCATCTCATCAGCCTCCAGCTCGGCGGCGACCCCAACGACCCGCGCAACCTGTGGGTCGAGCCGCCCTCCCCCGGCCACAAGGACGGCGCGGGCCCCAACAACCCCAAGGACGTCGTCGAGACGAAGCTGAAGAACGCGATCTGCTCGGGCAAGGCGGACCTGCGGAAGGCACAGCAGGCCATCGCCCGGGACTGGACGACCGCGCTGGCGGCGGTCGGCATCAAGGACGACGGGAAGGCACGGCGGGAGGGAGCCGACGCGGACGGCGACTGA
- a CDS encoding DUF3263 domain-containing protein, whose protein sequence is MDDRPPSGSDRPLSERDLAVLALERRSWPGPGAKERAVRERLGITPTRYYQLLNALLDDPRALAHDPVTVNRLRRLREARRARR, encoded by the coding sequence ATGGACGACAGGCCCCCCTCCGGGAGCGACCGGCCCCTCTCCGAGCGGGACCTGGCCGTGCTCGCCCTCGAACGGCGGTCGTGGCCCGGCCCCGGCGCCAAGGAGCGGGCCGTGCGGGAACGGCTCGGCATCACGCCCACCCGTTACTACCAGCTCCTCAACGCCCTGCTGGACGATCCCCGGGCCCTGGCCCACGACCCCGTCACGGTCAACCGGCTGCGCCGGCTGCGCGAGGCCCGGCGGGCCCGCCGCTGA
- a CDS encoding extracellular solute-binding protein — protein MQRRRFLSLSAAGAATAAMVPALSACGSGGPGGGKTLKLVAAEYGDGKPENSSKKYWDSVARTFMGDHKGVKVDVEVYSWTEVDKKVADMVAAGNAPDIAQIGAYADFAAAGKLYSADQLLSISTQADFIASISRAGEVHRTQYGLPFVSSTRLLFCNETLFRKAGIIKHPESWAEVQTAATKLKAAGVKIPFGLPLGPEEAPAETMLWMLGGGGGYTDKNGSYTIRSQANVRTFEWLRDELVGKELTGPGNPARTNRQDLFDAFCKGQVGMLHGHPSLMQQAEAADIKYEMIPLPGIDGKAKSTMGVADWVMAFKTAPRKETGLFLDFLYGTQTVLDFTGKYDLLPVTTSASRQMRKDDSKRSKKLRPFLDPLPQAEFYPADKTSWAKVSKTIKEKIGGVVQKGADVAGILDEIQREADSTDGVAR, from the coding sequence GTGCAGCGGCGGCGGTTCTTGAGTCTCTCGGCGGCGGGTGCCGCGACGGCGGCGATGGTGCCCGCACTCTCGGCGTGCGGGAGCGGTGGCCCCGGCGGCGGCAAGACGCTGAAGCTGGTCGCCGCCGAGTACGGCGACGGCAAGCCGGAGAACAGCTCGAAGAAGTACTGGGACTCGGTCGCCCGGACCTTCATGGGCGACCACAAGGGCGTCAAGGTCGACGTCGAGGTCTACAGCTGGACCGAGGTCGACAAGAAGGTCGCCGACATGGTCGCCGCGGGCAACGCCCCGGACATCGCGCAGATCGGCGCGTACGCCGACTTCGCCGCGGCCGGCAAGCTCTACAGCGCCGACCAGCTGCTCTCCATATCGACCCAGGCCGACTTCATCGCCTCGATCTCCCGCGCGGGCGAGGTGCACCGGACGCAGTACGGCCTGCCGTTCGTCTCCTCCACCCGACTGCTGTTCTGCAACGAGACGCTGTTCCGCAAGGCCGGCATCATCAAGCACCCCGAGAGCTGGGCCGAGGTCCAGACCGCCGCCACGAAGCTGAAGGCCGCCGGGGTGAAGATCCCGTTCGGGCTGCCGCTGGGTCCCGAGGAGGCGCCCGCCGAGACCATGCTGTGGATGCTGGGCGGCGGCGGTGGCTACACCGACAAGAACGGCAGCTACACCATCCGCTCGCAGGCCAACGTCCGGACGTTCGAGTGGCTGCGGGACGAGCTCGTCGGCAAGGAGCTCACCGGCCCCGGCAACCCCGCCCGTACCAACCGCCAGGATCTTTTCGACGCCTTCTGCAAGGGCCAGGTCGGCATGCTCCACGGCCACCCCAGCCTGATGCAGCAGGCGGAGGCGGCCGACATCAAGTACGAGATGATCCCGCTCCCCGGTATCGACGGCAAGGCGAAGTCGACGATGGGTGTCGCCGACTGGGTCATGGCCTTCAAGACCGCCCCCCGCAAGGAGACCGGCCTCTTCCTGGACTTCCTCTACGGCACCCAGACCGTGCTCGACTTCACCGGCAAGTACGACCTGCTGCCCGTGACCACGTCCGCCTCCCGGCAGATGCGCAAGGACGACTCGAAGCGGTCGAAGAAGCTGCGGCCGTTCCTGGACCCGCTGCCGCAGGCCGAGTTCTACCCCGCCGACAAGACCTCCTGGGCCAAGGTCAGCAAGACCATCAAGGAGAAGATCGGCGGCGTCGTCCAGAAGGGCGCCGACGTGGCCGGCATCCTCGACGAGATCCAGCGCGAGGCCGACTCCACGGACGGCGTGGCGCGCTAG
- the nagA gene encoding N-acetylglucosamine-6-phosphate deacetylase, whose protein sequence is MVERTVLDGARVVLPTGVVEHGRVTVEGTRVVADAAEETPTWDLTGHWIVPGFVDMHVHGGGGASFSSGDPEEALTAVRAHRAHGTTTMVASTVTGDLDDLARQAAVLAELTQQGDLAGVHFEGPFISPHRCGAHQPELLRDPDPADVRKLIDAAHGTARMMTLAPELPGGLESVRMLADLGVIAAVGHTDSTYEATLDAVDAGATVATHLFNAMPSLLHRAPGPIAALLEDERVTVELINDGTHLHPAVLELAFARAGAGRVAFVTDAMGAAGMSDGMYALGPMRVEVKDAVARIADGPTAGSIAGSTLTLDTAFRRAVTVDRLPVEDAVAALSANPARLLGVADRVGSLEPGKDADLVVLDGAFELVGVMRKGEWLVRPEVR, encoded by the coding sequence ATGGTCGAACGAACGGTTCTCGACGGCGCCCGTGTCGTGCTGCCGACCGGGGTGGTGGAGCACGGCCGCGTCACCGTGGAGGGCACCCGCGTCGTCGCGGATGCCGCCGAGGAGACGCCGACCTGGGACCTGACCGGCCACTGGATCGTCCCCGGCTTCGTGGACATGCACGTCCACGGCGGCGGCGGGGCCTCTTTCTCGTCCGGCGACCCGGAGGAGGCCCTGACGGCGGTCCGCGCGCACCGCGCGCACGGCACGACGACGATGGTCGCCTCCACCGTCACCGGCGACCTGGACGACCTCGCCCGGCAGGCGGCGGTCCTCGCGGAGCTCACCCAGCAGGGCGATCTGGCCGGGGTCCACTTCGAGGGCCCGTTCATCTCCCCGCACCGCTGCGGCGCCCACCAGCCGGAGCTGCTGCGCGACCCGGACCCGGCCGACGTCCGCAAGCTGATCGACGCGGCGCACGGCACGGCCCGGATGATGACGCTCGCCCCCGAGCTCCCCGGCGGCCTCGAATCCGTCCGCATGCTCGCCGACCTGGGCGTCATCGCCGCCGTGGGCCACACGGACTCCACCTACGAGGCGACGCTGGACGCCGTCGACGCGGGCGCGACCGTCGCCACCCACCTCTTCAACGCCATGCCCTCGCTGCTGCACCGCGCGCCCGGGCCGATCGCGGCGCTGCTGGAGGACGAGCGGGTCACCGTCGAGCTGATCAACGACGGGACGCACCTGCACCCGGCCGTCCTGGAGTTGGCGTTCGCCCGCGCGGGCGCCGGCCGGGTCGCGTTCGTGACGGACGCGATGGGCGCGGCGGGCATGAGCGACGGCATGTACGCGCTGGGCCCGATGCGGGTGGAGGTCAAGGACGCGGTCGCGCGCATCGCGGACGGCCCCACGGCCGGTTCGATCGCCGGCTCGACCCTCACCCTGGACACGGCGTTCCGCCGCGCGGTGACCGTCGACCGGCTGCCGGTCGAGGACGCGGTCGCCGCCCTGTCCGCCAACCCGGCCCGGCTGCTGGGCGTCGCCGACCGCGTCGGCTCGCTGGAACCGGGCAAGGACGCCGACCTGGTCGTCCTCGACGGCGCGTTCGAACTCGTCGGCGTGATGCGCAAGGGCGAATGGCTGGTCCGCCCCGAAGTGCGCTAA
- a CDS encoding ROK family protein, producing MKHVIALDVGGTGIKAALMGADTTLVHETLRPTDREQGPDAVVARILDLAEELRDRAEKEFGEPPAAAGIAVPGVVDASTGTAVYAANLGWRDLPLRDLLSRRLGGTPVALGHDVRTGGLAEGRLGAGQGADRFLFVALGTGIAGAIGIEGRVEEGANGSAGEIGHIAVRRGPDAPECGCGGRGCLETLASAAAVGRAWAAASGDPAADAAACARAVEAGDARARRVWQEAVDALADGLVVGLTLLDPRTLIVGGGLAESGETLFGPLRAAVAERLTFQKLPLIVPAALGATAGCLGAGLLARDLLAARASTPATAATESTEVSA from the coding sequence GTGAAACATGTCATCGCCCTCGACGTGGGCGGCACCGGGATAAAAGCCGCCCTCATGGGCGCGGACACCACCCTCGTCCACGAAACCCTCCGCCCCACGGACCGCGAACAAGGCCCCGACGCCGTAGTCGCCCGCATCCTCGACCTCGCCGAGGAACTCCGCGACCGCGCCGAGAAGGAGTTCGGCGAACCCCCGGCAGCCGCAGGCATAGCCGTACCGGGCGTGGTGGACGCGAGCACCGGCACAGCCGTCTACGCCGCCAACCTGGGCTGGCGCGACCTCCCCCTCCGCGACCTCCTGAGCCGCCGCCTGGGCGGCACCCCCGTGGCCCTGGGCCACGACGTCAGGACGGGCGGCCTGGCCGAAGGCCGCCTGGGCGCCGGCCAGGGAGCGGACCGCTTCCTCTTCGTCGCCCTCGGCACCGGCATCGCGGGAGCGATCGGCATCGAAGGCCGCGTCGAGGAGGGCGCGAACGGCTCGGCCGGCGAGATCGGCCACATCGCCGTACGCCGCGGCCCGGACGCCCCGGAGTGCGGCTGCGGCGGCCGCGGCTGCCTGGAGACGCTCGCGTCGGCCGCCGCCGTCGGCCGCGCCTGGGCCGCGGCGAGCGGCGACCCGGCGGCCGACGCCGCCGCCTGCGCCCGCGCCGTCGAGGCCGGTGACGCCCGCGCGCGCCGCGTCTGGCAGGAGGCGGTGGACGCGCTCGCCGACGGCCTCGTCGTCGGGCTGACGCTGCTCGACCCCCGTACGCTGATCGTCGGCGGCGGGCTGGCCGAATCGGGCGAAACGCTGTTCGGCCCGCTGCGCGCCGCCGTCGCGGAGCGCCTCACGTTCCAGAAACTCCCCCTCATCGTCCCGGCGGCCCTCGGGGCCACCGCCGGCTGCCTGGGCGCGGGTCTGCTCGCCCGGGACCTGCTGGCCGCCCGGGCGTCCACGCCAGCCACAGCAGCCACGGAATCCACGGAGGTATCCGCCTGA